The Hippoglossus hippoglossus isolate fHipHip1 chromosome 10, fHipHip1.pri, whole genome shotgun sequence DNA segment tcattgaacagactttactgatgaaatgatcaatgaactcagagtgtcaacatgtccaacagatGTATAAAGCAGATgtataaaagcaataaaagtctaatgtgtgaagaagctgaaagttgaaataaagaataaatccagtctgttcttttgtcttcattccaGGATCTCATTCAAAactgatggagacaaagtgaaactccTGTGAAAGAATAACTGAGGCAGTTTCCTCCTTAAACTCCACAAGCCTCAGtgttcatgttcagtctctgtcgTTGCAGATTTTCTGCACTAAAACAGCTTCATTGCAGAGAAATGACCAAAGGTTTCTTTCACTCGCTGATTTTCAAAACCCAGAACTTGTTTGTGATCTCAGTGGATGAAGAGAGTTTGTCACACAGATTTGAAGAAGTGGAGAAATAATTGTTTGGTGAAGTTTCAGAGTGAAGACGTTGAGTTGAGTCCTGACACACATGCGACATATTGGAGATATTGTGATGTTGTGGACTTGAGGTCGTTCCGTTTATCGTGCTGTTGATTTTCATGAGGATGAAACTTCACGAGTTTGTCGTGTTGCTTTAGTGTTTCACATCGTCACCTCACGGACAGATGGTCCTGGGTCGTACAGTTTGAATCCAGACTTGATCAAAACTTCTTGACACCAAATTTGTCCGAGGTTTAacccacaaaacaaactttgctgcTTGAAGGGGTTTTGTACTTTATGTAGAGTTGAAACAGTAAACGGCAAAAACACTCAGGATTAGGTTCCTGACGACTAGGATCGATTATTTGCTCCATCACAGACAAACTTTATCCAACTGTTTCAGAACAGAGAGAACTTTGGTGTCACTTGTATTatatagaaacagtttgagcagtttatcattttctttgataaaagctgaacagttgttgacatgttcctttgctctttctcatttttcttctttagaaCTCCATTAACTTTGCTGTAAATCTGTATAATCTCTGGCTGCACGTGCTGTTGTGACAGCTCAGCTTAACACTGAGAGGGACAGAGTTTTATAAATAAGAGTCTGAGAATCTGAAACAACCTGAGGAAATATAGCAGGCTGAGTCAGAAGCTTCCTTTAAATCAGGGGTCGTCAACGTTTTTCAGtccaaggacccccaaactgatggagagatggagcagggacccctactatatatattgtataaaattgtgttttatattaaactgggcctagtgccatgtataaacatagctaccctgttattgtgcattcaatattaagctattcaaatattacacaggctcatatattcatgtttttaatttaaacatgtgcaaggtacagggtggccgtgccactgccatttatcaacatacatcttgcatacaacactaagctattaaaataattcacagattcatgtttttattttaaagatacaTGTAGAAGGGACAGTGAACCCTCAAGCCATCTGTGGATGGCACACATACTCCCACATTAGTGAGATGTCTGACCCTGATGAGTAGCACACAACTTATCTAACCTTGGACGGATGGAGGTTGTCAGGCAGAGGGTCATATCAGCCTCACAACATGTTGGatgcatgttaatgtgtatttaaagacatttaaatttgtggaaaaaagatttaaaaaatataaaaaattgtctaatcaaccaaaaattccGCGaaccccctgcagtacctccgcggaccccctgttgaagacctctgctttaaatccaaacttcaaACGTGCTGTTATCGTTCCACGATTTAatctaattctagtttttaaagtgtggtcatgattacatttctgtcacctgtagtgtttttatacttttactctttcataagtgttttttaatgtatttttacttgtgtttttcatttgtgaagcactttgtaagttggtttttattccattgaaaAGATTTGTTAACTTTTCTGGAAACTatgaaaaatgtgaatcttacaacctgtgctgttgtgagctgaatgtgacTGTTCCCAGTGCaactattcactttgaaatgtgataacacagataaaaaaaactcaccaACAGCTCATCGTagtgaaatgcagtaaatcctgaaaaaccaacaacttcttcctcagacacaaccagctcctcccagtcaggatacatctttgtctcctcccttcacaggtgtgtaagtgtaaggaccagtgaacaacaagccgtgacctgtgggagatgagtcactgcaggtaGTGAACAAGGAGGGTggagcagagatctgtatctgttcagagGGAGTGAGACTGTTCTACAGTCactggcaccagctgaaatggagcagcaagaaaatcaactggacagagaaagattttgctgttcgatctgtctggatccgctgaaggatccggtgactactggctgtggacacagcttctgtatgagctgtattaaaaaccactgggacaaagaggatgtgagaggaagctacagctgccctcagtgtagacagaccttcacaccgaggcctgtcctggtgAAAAGCACCATGTTAGGTGATttactggaggagctgaagacgACTGGATTCcgagctgctcctgctgatcactgctatgctggacctgaagatgtggcctgtgatgtctgcactgggagaaaactgaaagctctcaagtcctgtttggtttgtttggtctcttattgtgaaaaacacctccagcctcactttcagtcagctccatttaagaagcacaagctggtggagccctcggagaagctccaggagaacatctgctctcgtcacgatgaggtgatgaagatgttctgccgcactgatcagcagtgtatctgttatctctgctctgtggatgaacataaagaccacgacacagtgttAGCTGCATtagaaaggactgagaggcagagaaacctcgggctgaggagacaaacaatccagcagagactccaggacagagagaaagatgtgaagctgcttcaacaggaggaggaggctgtcaatggctctgctgataaagcagtggaggacagtgagaatatcttcactgagctgatccgtctgctggagaaaagaagctctgatgtgaagcagcagatcagatcccagcaggaaactgaagtgagtcgagtcagagagcttcaggagagactggagcaggagatcactgagctgaagaggaaagaccatgaactgaagcagctctcagacacagaggatcacaaccagtttctacacaactactcctcactgtcaccacttagtgaatctacacactcatccagcatcaggatccgtcctctgaggtactttgaggacgtgacagcagctgtgttacAGGTCAGAGGTCtactacaggacattctgagtgagacagagacaaacattttacagattgtgtctcaagtggatgttttactgccacaccCAGAGCCcaagaccagagctgacttcttaaaatattcacaggaaatcacactggatccaaacacagcaaacaaagatctgttattatctgagggaaacagaaaagtaacatatATGAGAGAAGaacagtcttattctaatcacccagacagattcacatATTGTtgtcaggtcctgagtagagagagtctgactgaacgttgttactgggaggtggaggtggaggtgggggtgaagaggagaggagtttgTATAGCAGTcgcatacaagaatatcagaaGAGCAGGAAACTCACTTGAATGTGAATTTGGATGCAATGCTAAATCTTGGTCATTAAATTGTCATGGAAACAGTTATATCTTTTGTTACAACAGCATCAGggctccagtgtcaggtcctccgtcctccagagtaggattgtacctggatcacagtgcaggtgttctgtccttctacagtgtctctgacaccatgactctcctccacagagtccagaccacattcactcagcctctctatgctggagttaggGTTTATTATTCTGGAgccacagctgagttctgtaaactgaaatagactcgagtcattaaaagcagtgatttagatttggtgtttaaatctttaacttcttttgtctccatgtttgttgatcaaagttcgtcgtggtgatgtttctgctccgcacagagatcagctgtcaatcaaacactgaccttcctttatcacacatatttagttctcactttgtaaagacagaaatctataattacactgacatgaatgtgtttgaaacaattaatgttgctgttgttttctaaatcaatgtagaaattaaaggcctcaaaaagccaattcatttgcctgaaaaaaaaaaaaaaaaaacagagtttaaattgataaaaaataagagtcgggttcacaactgctgagacaacctatttgagaaaataggtttaagaatagagaggatgactgtggtttgtccgagcatgggaagtctgagtttaaatcagctatagcaactcaaaactaaactgcaatgtTCCGGATTGGAGAGcgtatgaatgttgtttaactgaagtgaatatcagggactgaactaatctccaagtctcagtgtctccAACGAGaccctgatctggactcagctccaccaagagaatgaccacagccagcagtggtgcagcctgatgacCAGTCGGACACTCAGCTGCTACCGCTGCAGAGGGCGCAGGCGGAAGCTCCAGCCGTCCCTAACCTCTATCCAGACTCCGACCTTGCTGCAGCGGAGGAGGTGGACAGGCTTCCAGCATACACCACTCCATATGTGGCAGCCCATATTTTCCATGGGGAATGGTCGCggatggagaggaaggggaCGGGGAAGAACTGATGCCTGTTACAAATGTGTCAAAATTGGACATTGGGCAAGGGAGTGCCCTGGGAATTGACAAGCGGTggagctggggacagtgaaggatTCATCTGGTGCGGAcgctgagatggagagagagtgtcagaaagttttacagccaaatttgtgttgtgagtggtgtactatgtaaatatttttgtcCTTTAAGAAAGATTTGTAAACcccacagagagaaatatttgtgaatttgagcaatgcaaataaactttgattgattgacttgaTAAGTGATGCTGTCTTTTTAATACTAATGTGTGAAGTTGTCGAGCTATTATTTCATGTATCGTAGAAAAAAATCATACgaaaatgaatgtgattattGAAATTTTATATTTCCATCTTGGTGAGATGACACTAAtcaaatttgaagttgatctgatgaaagccctaaAAGGAgtatgtcaaagtaaaaatgtctaaaatggtcaaaatggccactaaagccaaaatggcgggcttcctgttttgtctagcatatctatccaagagacttttttgtttgttatgaaaagacacatgtccctactcaatatgaagttgatctgatgaaagccctgggacaagttcgtcaaagtgaaaatgtagaaaacggccaaaatggccactaaatccaaaatggcgggcttcctgttgctttcttcaaattgcacctctgactttttttgtttgtctggtcataATACACatgggctacgatttttgtgaagatcggtgaaagctaactgaggggcttttccttagatggcgctgttgagccattttgccacgcccatttcaaattactccagaatacaattactttttggggttttgaattccctgcaaactttggtaacgatttgagcatgtctaggccctgaaaaagccccaaaagggaaatacaaatccttcgaaatacaatagggccctaataagaaaaatccttacaatttcaatagggcctcccaccgtcggtgctcgggccctaataataatccttacaatttcaatagggcctcccactgtctcccaCTGTtaggtgctcgggccctaaaaaACATTCAAAGCTATCTACACTGTGATGCAGCCACATAGACATTAATTATTGGTTAACTTTAGTCTGACTTTAAATGTGGCATACAATCTATTATCTATTTGTAACTAACTATGTGAACCTATAACACTCTCCTACTTCAAATCCAAATCCCACATATGTAAGAGTGGGGTAAAATGGGCCAATTGCAAAATCATTCATGGTTTCCTAATTGTCTTGacctaaacatatttaattttgcACAGATCAATAGCGACCTTTTTCTAGATGCTTCTACTGAGGGACCTATTGTAATGCCTTGCTGTAAACTGGGAAGTCAGAGCAGAGACCATTAGATATTtaaggaaaaacataaaatggcCAAATCATGTGGTTATAAATGGGTATGTAAAGCAgtatctgtgtattttttttaatatattttttgccATTATTGGCTTTAATTGATAGGAAGGAGAGCAAGATGTGgaagggggacagagagagagtgggggaggacattGCAGAAACGGAACCAAACCCGAACCTCTGCGGGTTGAGGCACTGCCTTGTTGGGGCGGAAGCTCTACCAAGTGAGCTATACGTATCTGTATCTGGGTATTTTTTTAAGGCTTCACTGAATTATTGGATTAAGGAAAATATAGCATAACAAATCTACCAGAAGTTATGTTATGTCTGGGGAGATGGcctcagcagcatgttgagtCGTTCTTGATTAATGATCCATGCCGGAGCTAATTCCTCAATTAAATAGTAATTATTAGCATTGACAAGCAGGCTGAAAAATAGTTAGTCTGAAATAAGAATCTGTGTTTAGGATCACAGcaacactttctctctttctattaTAAAGTGTAATGGtccaaacagaaataaaaacaaatgtaaatgtatcacatggaaataaaatgttctttttatgtttattatacatattaggtttaaaacataaaagtatAATTCAAGCTTCACACAACTGTAAATAATTCTAAATAGTCTATAAGCTGTTGTAGTTACTTTCAAATAACCTTTGCAAATATGGAAGAGACATTCAAAATGTTTCTTCAAAAAGCATATGGTCTCTTCTTTGCACCTTGTGCCCTGCACCCtcaaacaaactaataaatgacaaagtgaggagaaaaaaacaagggtGAGAAGAATGAAAATTCCATCTGTCTGCATCCTAATGAGGCTGCACaagctgcatgtgtgtctttCACAACTCCAGAGGTGAAACTGTGATATCCAAACCAAATGGCTGGGGAGACGTCAGAGGgaattgttttttattcccACCATTGCCGCTtgaggagggatgaaggggaaaaaaacaagcagcatGTCCGCGTGTCTGCGTCCACCTGTACACCAGGCACGAGCTGGACTGTTGTTGAAATCCGACCAAGggtaaaatatctcaacagaTGCCTCACTCACACTGCCCGCCTGTCACATTCGCACAGGGCAAAGGTCAAGTGGACAGCAAGCATTCCAGTGCAGCTGCCTCCTGTCACAGGGAATTTAATTTTCATCATGTATTCTTCTTCTCAATTATAACGTCCCACGCATGCTCGCACACCCAATCCCTGAATTCTATTTTT contains these protein-coding regions:
- the LOC117769463 gene encoding tripartite motif-containing protein 16-like, with translation MEQQENQLDRERFCCSICLDPLKDPVTTGCGHSFCMSCIKNHWDKEDVRGSYSCPQCRQTFTPRPVLVKSTMLGDLLEELKTTGFRAAPADHCYAGPEDVACDVCTGRKLKALKSCLVCLVSYCEKHLQPHFQSAPFKKHKLVEPSEKLQENICSRHDEVMKMFCRTDQQCICYLCSVDEHKDHDTVLAALERTERQRNLGLRRQTIQQRLQDREKDVKLLQQEEEAVNGSADKAVEDSENIFTELIRLLEKRSSDVKQQIRSQQETEVSRVRELQERLEQEITELKRKDHELKQLSDTEDHNQFLHNYSSLSPLSESTHSSSIRIRPLRYFEDVTAAVLQVRGLLQDILSETETNILQIVSQVDVLLPHPEPKTRADFLKYSQEITLDPNTANKDLLLSEGNRKVTYMREEQSYSNHPDRFTYCCQVLSRESLTERCYWEVEVEVGVKRRGVCIAVAYKNIRRAGNSLECEFGCNAKSWSLNCHGNSYIFCYNSIRAPVSGPPSSRVGLYLDHSAGVLSFYSVSDTMTLLHRVQTTFTQPLYAGVRVYYSGATAEFCKLK